A genomic window from Rhizobium sp. 007 includes:
- the ubiE gene encoding bifunctional demethylmenaquinone methyltransferase/2-methoxy-6-polyprenyl-1,4-benzoquinol methylase UbiE produces the protein MSQSRTSANGGMETSYGFREVPSGEKQGLVNDVFHKVARRYDIMNDVMSMGMHRAWKDAMVAALNPRKEPGYKVLDVAGGTGDIAFRIVEASNRMAHATVLDINGSMLGVGAERADKKRLSDNLTFIEANAEVLPFEAGTFDAYTIAFGIRNVPHIDVALSQAYRVLKRGGRLLVLEFSEVDMPLLDKVYEAWSFNAIPRFGKAITGDAEPYQYLVESIRKFPNQENFSEMIRKAGFSRVTYTSYTGGIAALHSGWKL, from the coding sequence ATGTCACAAAGCCGTACTTCCGCCAATGGCGGCATGGAAACATCCTACGGCTTCCGCGAGGTGCCGAGTGGCGAGAAGCAGGGTCTCGTCAACGACGTCTTCCATAAGGTCGCCAGACGCTACGATATCATGAACGATGTGATGTCGATGGGCATGCACCGCGCCTGGAAGGATGCGATGGTCGCGGCGCTTAATCCCCGCAAGGAACCGGGCTACAAGGTGCTGGATGTTGCGGGGGGCACCGGCGATATTGCCTTCCGTATCGTCGAAGCATCGAACCGCATGGCGCATGCGACCGTGCTCGACATCAACGGCTCCATGCTCGGCGTCGGCGCCGAACGGGCGGACAAGAAGAGACTCTCCGACAATCTCACCTTCATCGAGGCCAATGCCGAGGTCCTGCCCTTTGAGGCCGGCACCTTCGATGCCTACACGATCGCCTTCGGCATCCGCAATGTGCCGCACATCGACGTGGCGCTCTCGCAAGCTTATCGCGTGCTCAAGCGCGGCGGCCGGCTGCTCGTGTTGGAATTTTCGGAAGTGGACATGCCGCTTCTGGACAAGGTTTACGAGGCCTGGTCTTTCAATGCCATTCCGAGGTTCGGCAAGGCGATAACCGGCGACGCCGAGCCCTATCAGTATCTTGTCGAATCCATCCGCAAGTTCCCGAACCAGGAAAATTTTTCGGAAATGATCCGTAAGGCCGGCTTTTCGCGCGTGACCTACACCAGCTACACCGGCGGCATCGCGGCCCTGCACTCGGGCTGGAAGCTTTGA